A stretch of DNA from Pontiella agarivorans:
TTTACCATAGTTCTTTTCAGTTGTTGCCCGTCTTGTGGATCTGAGTAGTTGGCGTAAGTTAAGTGGGTGGCAGGGAGCTTTCACCGAAAAGGGCATCGTATGGTATGGAAGAGTTTCGGGTGCGGGTTCTATTTGGAAAAGGGCTGCGGTTGTTACGGCCGGGTAGATGCTTCATCCGGTGTGTGCCCAATAATAAGGAGAAAGTCATGATTAAGCAGTTGAATACATCACGCGTACTGCGCTCTCCGGCGGGAGTGTTCGTTTTTCTCGTGTGGGTGCAAATGGGGGCGGTTGCGCAGGTGGCTTCAGAGGCGGGGGAGGCCCGTACGCAGATAATCGAGCCGGAAACGAATAATATCAAAGCCTCGGAATATGTCTCTATTAATGTCAAAGATGCCAATATTGCTGAAGTGCTGAAAGCGTATTCCCTGCAGACGGGACAGAGTATTGTGGTTGGGCCCGACGTGGTTTCCGACAGTGTGAATGTGCGCCTGAATAATATTCCGTGGGAAGAGGCGCTTGATGTTATTCTGAAGCCTTACGGTTTTGGATATCGTGTGGTCGGCGATACCATCGTGATCAGCAAGTTGGAAAATATTGTGACTGTTGAAGGCATTGAACCGCTGGTTTCCGAGGTCTTCCGCCTCGGTTACCGGGATGCGTATGATATACAGGCGATCATCGAGGCGCAGCTGAGTGCGCGCGGAAAATACACGATTCTCGAAACCAAGAGTCTGCCGGGATGGGAGTTCGGTGGCGAAGGATCGAGCAGTGGTGCGGCGACTGAGGGCGGTGTGCGTCAGCGCAGGGTGCGAGAAGAAATCCGAAAAAGTAAAACCATTGTTGTGACCGACGTGCCTTCGGCGATCACCAAAATTGAAAAAATTATTAAAAAGATTGATGTGATGCCGGAGCAGGTTCTGATTGAGGCGAAATTTCTTGAGATCTCGAAGGGGGCCGGATCGGATATCGGATTGGATTATGTTCAAGGGTTGGAAAATGTTGATGACTCCCTGCAGAGCAGCGGGAGTTCGCTTCAGCCGCAATCCGTAAACTCGGATGTTCTGAAAGTACTCAACAGTGTGTCCGGTTATCCCAATCCGCTGAATACGGCGGCCGCCGGCGGTTACGGAATGGATGAAGGGTTGCGTCTGTCGCATGCCCTTATCGGGGACTGGGGAGCGGAAATGCTCTTCAAATTTATTGCTCAGGACGATGATTCCAACATTCTTTCCGCACCGCGCGTATTGACTTTGAATAATCAGGAAGCGGCGATTTTGGTTGGCGAAAAATTTCCAATTATTGAATCGCAGAACAACACTGGAAGCGGAAGCTCGATAACATCTACGAGCCTGGACTATTATGAAAACATCGGTATTCAGTTGAATGTAATCCCGCAGGTGTGTGCAGATGAGTATGTGAATATGATTGTGCACCCGGCGGTCAGTCAGATTCAGGGGTATGAATCAGGATTGGTTACCGCCGGATCGGATGTTCAGTCCGGTACGCGCTATCCCATCCTCGACATCCGTGAGGCGGAGACCCAGATTATGATCAAAAGCGACCAGACCGCTATCATCGGGGGCCTCCAGGAAGAGCGGGATAAAGAGATTATCAAAAAAATTCCGATCCTCGGTGATATACCTTTTCTGGGTCGCCTGTTCCGTCGCGAAACCCTTTCCAAAGAGAAGATCGATCTGCTCATTTTTATCAAGGCATCGGTTGTGGATACTGAATCCTATCAGATGGACTCCGCTGCGGCGCATGCCCGCCGGGTCAAGCTTATGGAACTTGATCTGCTGCAGCCGGATGTCGCCGATAAGGCGGTCTCGAATCCGGCTGAAACCGCGGCCTCTGTGAGGGACAGTGCGCAAATTCTGGCTTTGGTTCAGGATAAGAATTCCACGATGACGACTAATGCACCGACTACAAAATGAATAATCCGGAAACATTAAAGCTCGTAGTAAAGGACTGCACGGAATGATTATCGACCAACTCAGCGAAATGATGATTCGGAGCGGCCGGGTCGGTACGCCGGAACTGGAAAAGGCTCTGTCGATCCAGGAGGAGACTGACCAGGTTCTTACGGATATTCTGATTCGTGAAGAACTGGCATCGCCGGAAGATATTGCGCGGACTTTTTCCGACCTGCTGAATATCCCGTATCTGGAACTGGGGGAGGAATTTCATCTTCAACGTGATGAATATGACATGATTCCTGAGTCGGTGGCCCGCCGTTTCTGCCTGATTCCTCTCGTGAAAGAGGAAGGAGTGGCGATTACGGTGGTGATGAAAAATCCGCTGGATATGGATGCGGTGGATACGGTGCGGTCGCTGACATCGTTTGAAATTCACAAGGCCGTCAGCACTGAGGCGAAAATCAAGGCGGTTATCGACAAATGCTATCGTGAAGAAGCCTATGTTGAAGCCGGACTTCAGGATATTGTTGATGTTGAAGCCGCAGGAAAAAACGGCGGGCTTGAAACCAGCCTCGGGGATGTGGATCAGCTTATTGTTCATGCCAACGATGCTCCCGTGGTCCGTTATGTAAACCTGCTGTTGATGGAGGCGGTTCGTGACGGTGCATCGGATATTCATTTTGAACCGGGCGAGCACAGCTGCACGGTGCGCCTGCGTATTGATGGAACGCTGCATCCGGTCACTCCCCCGCCGAAATCGTTGTATCAGGCGATTATCACCCGAATCAAAATTCTGTCTGAGATGGATATTGCGGAACGTCGTCTCCCGCTGGATGGACGGTTCAAGTTTAAATTTTCCGGGCGGGTTGTTGATGTGCGTGTTTCTTCGATGCCGCTGGTTTTCGGGGAGAAAGTGGTGATGCGTATTCTGGATAAGCAGAGTCTGCTGCTCGATCTGGAGGATATCGGCTTTGAAGGCGAAAACCTCAAACGTTTCCGGGAGATCCTCGGTATGCCGAACGGGATTGTTCTGCTTACGGGACCGACGGGATCGGGAAAAACGACGACGTTATACAGTGCCCTGCAGATTCTGAAAAGCCCGACCCGGAATGTCCAGACGGTGGAAGATCCGGTGGAATATCTGATTGAAGGTATCAACCAGATGCCGACGCGGCCGAAGATCGGGCTGACTTTTGCAGAATGTCTTCGCCATATTCTGCGTCAGGATCCGGATGCGGTCATGATCGGTGAGATCCGCGATGCAGAGACCGCCGAGATCGCCATGCGGGCTTCGCTGACCGGTCATCTTGTTTTGAGCACGCTGCATACAAATGATGCGACATCGTCGTTCAGCCGTCTGCGCGATATAGGGATCCCATCCTATCTTACGGCGGCTACGATGCGCCTTATTATTGCTCAGCGGCTTGTGAAAACGATCTGTCCAAACTGTAAAACGATTTATCAGCCGGACGCCGGCGAGCTGGAGTGGGTTAAGCCGATCTATCCGGATGCGCAGGACTGGACCTATTATCATGGAAAAGGGTGCAACCACTGCCGTAACAGCGGGTTGAAGGGCCGCCGTGCTATTTTTGAGTTTATGGAGATTTCTCCGGCGATCCGGGAAATGGTGCACGATGAGGTTGATGATCTTACGTTGCGACGGAAAGCGGTAGAGAGCGGTATGCAGACGCTGGCGGAAAACGGATTCCAGCGTGTGCGTGAGGGACAGACCACGATCGGTGAAGCGATCAACGTTTGTGTGGTTGAATAATCAGAGTCAGGATATGCCACTTTTCAGTTATATTGCGAAAACAAATGAAGGACAGGAGGTCCGGTCCTCGCTGGAGGCCGGGACGCGTCTGGAAGCGTTGGAGTCGCTTCGTAAAAAAGGACTAACCGTTATTGATCTTTTCAATGCCGAAGAGAAAGCTCGGCCGGCGGCGGGTGCTTCGACTGAGGCGCTGAAATTGGCTTCTCCATCAGGAAAGCCGCGCCGGAGCTTTTCTTTTTCTTCCAAAGTCAAGATGACGGACCTGGCTGTTTTCTGCCGTCAGCTGGCCATTTCGGTAAATGCCGGGGTTCCGTTGCGTGATGCGATTGAGGGTATCGGGATGGAGCTCGAGCAGCCGGTCCTTAAGCGTGTCAGCCGGGATATGGTTCAGCAGCTTCATGACGGACAGAGCTTTTCTGAGGTAATCCGCCGTCATCCGAAAGTGTTCAACGAAATGTTCTACGGGTTGGTCAAGGTGGCGGAGGAATCGGGAAAACTTCCTGAAACCCTGAGCCAGCTGGCTTCCTATCTGGAACGTGCGGACCGCTTGCAGCGTCGTATCCGTGCATTAGCGGCTTATCCGGTTTTTATCGGCATTTTTTTCTTGGTGATTTGTCTGATTATGACGCTGTTTATTCTGCCGCGCTTTACAGAGATTTTCAGTGGTCTGGGTGCCGAGCTTCCGGTTTTCACGAAAATTATTTTTTCGGTGAATACCTTCTTCGTGGATAATTTTCTGTTGATTCTAATCGGGGTGTCGTTGTTGGTGATGTCATTGGTTTTTTATGGACGCAGCTCTTCAGGCTCGTACCGCAAGGATCTGATCAAGCTGAAGGCTCCTTATGCCGGGGGCTGCCTGAAAAAATATATACTGGCCCGTTTCTGTCGCAGTCTGGCGATTATGGTGAACAGCGGGGTGCCCATTTCAAACGCCCTCGAAATCTGTGCGCATGCCACAGGCAACCAGTTGCTGAAGCGCAACGTGATGGGGGTGCGTGAAATGATTATGACGGGTAACCGGATTTCCGCCAGTCTGGATAAGGCGGGGATTTTTCCAGGACTGATTGTGCGTATGGTCGCGGTTGGGGAGGATTCCGGACAGTTGCCGGAGGTGCTCGATAATGTGTCGGAACTGTATGAGGATCAGGTAGAGGTTTCTATCATGACAACTATGGCGCTGTTCGAACCCTTGATCATCTGTGTGTTCGGAGCCTTTATTCTGATACTGGTTCTTGCGATTTATCTGCCGATTTTCACGGTTTCCATGAATATGAGATAAACGGAAGGGGGCATATGACTTCTGAAAGTGAGCGATTACGAAGAGAGCAATACATACAAACGGATAAACTGAGTGTGGGTAAGGGGGCCCGCAGAGTCGAATGTAAATAAGGTAATGACAAGGAGAATACTATGAAAAACATGAAGCAGAAAAAAGCAGGTTTCACGCTCGTAGAGCTGATGGTAGTTGCCATTATTGTGGCTATTCTGGCAGCGGTTGCTATTCCGCTGATGACGGGGAATACTGATCGGGCCATTGCAACAGAGGCCCAGGCCGGCTGCGGCACAATAGGGACAGCCATCCGGATGGCCTCGGTAGAGGGAACCGCAGTATCTTCCGGTATGGAACTCGATAGTCTTCCGGGTATTAGCAACGGGGATTTGACCGGAAATTACTATAATCATGGTGATTACAGCCTTGTATCCTATACCGCCAACAATGAGTATTCCGTCTCGGCTGCGGCAAATGCGACCAAGGGTGGTGTTTTTGTTCAGATGAACGTGACGCCCGAAGGAACAACATGGGCTTACGAAGAACCTGACGCAGAGTAATCTGGTCTATTCAGCAGCCCCTCCTTCCCGGACTGAGCGAAGGACGGGGCTTTTATAACCCCGGAAGCGGAGCTAATCAGTGAGTGGTGTGAGCAGAGAAAACATTGCCGGTATCAATATTGCCGACGGTGTGGTGAGTGTGTCACGAATCGTTCGGCGGGGCCGTCATAAAATTGCGTTAACGCATGGTGGCTGGATGGAATATGCGCCGGATGCTTCGGAGGATGAAATCATTCGGGTGATTGGTCAGCTCTGGAAAAAAACGCGCATGCCGACCCGTACGGTGTGTGTCGGTCTGCATACCCGTTCGCTCTGTCTGAAATATTTTAAATATCCGGATCTTGCGCCGCGCGAGCTCGCCTCGGCATTGAATCTGGAGGCCGAAGAATCGTTGCAGCTTCCTCCGGAGGAAATTGCTTTGGACTGGCATCTGAACCGACCGAAGAATGATCCCTATACCCAGTTGGGGGAGCAACTGCATGGGATGATGGTAGCGGTTTCGAAGAACGAAGTTAATCAGCAGTTGAATCTGTTGAAAAAGGCGGGACTCTTTCCGGTGATTACCGATGTGGGCTGCACCTCGCTTTGCAATCTGTTTCTGGCTTTGCGCGGCGATAAAGTGAATGAAAACAATGCGGTCTGTGTGGTTAATCTGGCGCGCTACAGCGCAGATATCTCTATTTTGTACAACGACCATTATATTTATCCGCGAACCATCATTTCGCGTTCAGCCGAATGGTCGAGTAAACTGCAGTATCTGATCGAGAATATCTCCGATGCGTTGCTTTATTATCATGTGAAAGTCGATAAAACACCGGTTACGCAGTTGGCCCTTACCGGGTTTGTGCCTAAGGAGCCGGAGTTTGTTGCCCAAATACATGATACGATCGGGTTGCCTACGGAAGTGTGGAGTCCGCTCAAAGACGATCATTTCATTGTATCGCATAAGGTAAGGTCAACGAAGCATCGTGATGTGATCTCCCCGCTGATGACTACCAGTCTTGGACTGGGACTGAGGAACACCTGATGAAGCTGTTTTTAAATCATATCTTTTCAGGGCGTGGAAAAAAGGGTTTGGGTTCTGGCGTTGGAAGCCGCATCCGGGAGTTTGATCATGGCTGCTGATTTCAAAATTAATTTAGCCAAGGACCTGACGAGTACACATGAGGAGCGTGTCCGTTTTTATAACGGCATGTTGATTTATCAGGCGGTCTGCGCCATACTCTTAGTGCTGGTGGCCTATCTGGCCAGTCTGAACTTGACCACGTTCCTGGCGAACAAAGCGGAACAGCGTGAAATTCTGGCGACTACGGAAGCGGTTCACGGGATTTCTAAAAGTACTTTCAGAAATCCGCAGGCAGCTTATAACGAGCTGGATGCCTATTCGCGCAGGATTGATTCGCTGAGACATCTGCTGGGCCGGCGGATTCAACTGTTGCCGATTGTTTATAATCTTTTCCTTGAACTTCCCGAAGGGGTGGCCTTGCAAAGTCTGTCGGCAGATACGGCTTTGCTTTCATTCGGCTTGGTGATGCCGTCACCTACAGCGGATGCTGATGCGGTGAAGGAACTGCGTGCGGCCTGGGAGCGTAACGAAGAGTTGATGCGGCGCGTGTTGAGTATCCGCCCGTTGACCGGAGAGCGCCGTACGGTCGGCGACCAATCAATGGTCTATATGCAGTTCGAATGCGTTTTAAAAAAGTAGGACAGAATGGATCTTGGAAAATTTAAATCCAGTCGCGGAAGACTGATGGGTTGGGTAATTATTCCGCCGTTATTAATCGTAGGAATCGGGTTAACCTCGTTTGCCTTGAAACTGCAGTCTGAATGGCAGTTGGAGAGAACTCGGGTGCTGGCCGATCTGCTGCCGCGTGTGAACTATGCGCGGAAGGCGGCTCAGGAGCTGATGGTGCGTTTCAGGGAATCGGAATCGGGATCCATTAAAACGGAAGATGAACTTATTTCGTTTCTTCAGAACGCCGCTCAGGCTGCGGGGTTTACGGTGGATAACCTGAAAGTGGATCGCCGTTCATCGGAAACAGGCGCGAATGTTCCCATTTTGTCGGCCCGTGTTCGGGGGACCGGAACCCTGCTATCCGTGCAGAATTTTATGGGCGATGTCAGTTCGCGTCAGTATCTGCTTTCCGAGACGTCTGTTGAGCTCAGTCAAAGCGGAATGACGGAAGGTGAGGATACCTGTCGCGCAGAGATCACCTTTGAGCTGATCCTATTCCAAACGGGAAAAACGGGCGGAGGTGCGTGATATGAGCGCGAGTGTTCGGAAGATTCAGATGACGGCCCCCTATAAAGAAGAGACGGTAACAGTACCTGCTGTTATTACGGCCCTGCTTATCGTGATGATTGCTGTGCCGCTGGTGCTGTGGATCATCAAAATAAACGATGCCGGTACACGTGCCGCCAGTCGCGTAAAATATGAAGCGCTTATTGCTGAAGTCGAAAACGACAGCCGGATGGTGAATGCATTCTTGAGCGATAATGCAGCTGAACTGGAGGCCATACGCATCGCCCGGCAGGCCCCGGTCGTGACGCTGATTGTTCCTGAAGTGGTCATTGTGGACGAACGGGAAAATCAGACGGTACAGCCGTTGAACGTAGAGCTGGACGGGATTTACTGGAGTGTCAGAAATCCGCTCGCCGGAATGAATGGAGAAATGTACAGCGTGGGGGATGTCATTCAAGGCTATGAAATCGTGCAGATCGATAAGTTATCAGTCCGCTTCATAGCTCCCGATGGATCCCCGGTTGTGAAAGAGATGTATGAAGATCTGCTCAACAGCCAAAAGTAGAACACGTCGCGGCTTTTCGCTGATCGAGATCATGGTGGCCGTCCTTATTCTGGGGGTGCTGGCGATTGGCGGAGCTGCGCTGATGCAGCGGACAGGAATAACGGTCACCGAGCAGAAACATAAGCGGATTGCGTTGGAGACAGCCAATCGCCGGCTGGAGCAATTGAGAGCTCAGCCGTACGAATTTTTAAACGATGGTCCTGTCGGTGCGGTACGTTATGCTTCTGTCCGGTATGCTGATGGATCATACCGGATCGTTCAGGATCAACCTGAGGAGACGGTTTCCATTAATGGTTCAGAGCGTCCGGTGTATGTGGAACTGGTGCGGTTCAGTGAAACCGTGCCTGAGCGTGAATTTGTTCAGGCAACCGTATATGTGGAATATCGGGATGGTGAAACCGTATCGCTCAGAACCATTCTGAGATAAGGTAATGATGGAACTGTTATGTCATGAAAAAAAACGTGGTGCGGTCCTTCCTGCTGTGCTTCTCGTCATGATATTGATCAGTGTTATCGGGCTGGGACTGATGAGGCTGGCGTATACCGATTCCACCGAAACGGCTCGGTTGCGGAACCGGTATCAGGCTTTCTGGCTTGCGGAAGCCGGGTTGCGTGAGTTTGCGGCTGTAGTGGCGGTACCAGAAAATTACACCCAGCTGGAGTTTGTCGGGCCTGCTCCGGGCCTGGTGGGTCCGGATGTGATGCGCCGTACGTTTCCCGGTTTCGGAGGCTATTCAATTGATGTGTCTGCAGATCCGCAGAATCCGGTCAGCAGTCTGAAGCGGTATACCGTGATATCCACCGGGACTGCGTTGGACGGGGAAACGGTTCGTATCGAGTTGCAGGCGGAAACTGCGACTTTCGGAATGTTTTCTTATTCGTCTCACAGTGAGCAGAATATTAATTTCGATACCGACGATGTCATTGGTCAGGATATGGATGATCTTGATCAGAATGGGATGTTGCAGACAGACGACCAATTGCACATCACCGGCTCACCTGACTTTTGGGCGGCGGTCCGGTCCGCTTCCGGCACGGTTGATTACAATGATGGGCGACTGGGGCAGTATATCGATCCTGCAGTATTTCATAACGGACTGGATCTTGGCGTAGACAAGCTGGATTTCAGCCAGCAGAACTTCGATCAGATCAAGGAGCAGGTTCCTGTGTCCGACCGCCTTCCCGGAGACTATGCCGTGACATTTGTGGATAATCTCTACGTGTTGGAAAATAAAGCAACCGGAAGCGTTTCCACCAATTATATTTCTTCGCTCGGGACAGCAAATGAAGAGCGGGTCATTTACGTTACAGGAGATGTGGAGGTAAAGGGCAACGTCGGGACCTCGGTCAGTGTGGCGGCCGAGGGGTCGGTATACATTGTTGATGACCTGGTTTATACATCATCCATTCCGTATGGGCACCATACAGAGTGGCCTTCGTCATATGCACCGGACGATGACGAAGTACTGGGTTTATTTTCAAATAAACGGGTTCAGATATCCGAAGGCTGGAATATCGGCGATGTGGATATTCATGCAACGATTCTGGTCACGGAATACGAAGGGGGCACAGAGCTCGGAGAATGGGAGGAGACCTACAGCGGTTTCGGTGCTGAATGGGATGGCTCCGGTCAATACGACTATAATTCTTCGTACGGCAGGATTTACCTGTACGGCAGTCTCAGTAATTACCGTCGTTCGGCGGTGGGGCTGGTTGGGGGAAAAGGGTATATCAAGTATTATTTCTATGATCCGCGGCTGAGGCGGAACCCGGCCCCCGGGACGCCTCTTACGGGGTATGAGTTTTCCGAATGGAGGATGCTGTGATGCATGGATTATTTCGTCAATACGCACTCTTAGGCGTTGTGATAATAATCAGTGTCGGCTGCATGGTGGCTGCCATTCATACCTTTCTTACGATCAGCGGGCCACAGGAGGAAACGCCGATATTTGATAACCGGGGCATGTTTGAACCCAAAGCGGATCCTGCGCCGCCGGGCGGGGAGCCCGGACTGAAGTGGGATACGGACCGCTCGGCGGACGAGGATGGACTGACGTGAATGCTTTGAAATCCAGATCCGGGTTTACACTCATTGAATTAATGATGGCGATGCTGGCCGGAGTGGTTCTGGCGGTAACGGTATTTGCCATGCTGATCTCGCAGCATCGCGCTCTGGAAAATAATTCGCAGTCCCTGAAGATGCAGCGTGATGCATCTCTGGCGCTGGCGATGATCGGCCGCGAGATCCGGCAGTCGCGGATTGAAGATATCCTGATCGATGGAGTCCGATTCACGGAAGATCCGTATGCCGCCGGAAGCCGGTTGGATTTTGATGCTGCGGTAACGCGCACCAACCCGGTTTCCGTATATGTATCCGGCAATCAGTTGCTTGCGGAGACGCCGGCCATCACACTGGTCGAAGACTGGCTCACTGGTTTTACTGTCGATTTTACAGAAGGGCCCGCCGTTGATGTGGCCTTGAGACTGGATGCGGGAAACCGGGTGGGACAACTCCTTATACGAGGCACTTTTGTCCCCCGGAACTGACCGGCCGAAAGCATAATCGGCCTAGAGCAAAACCCCTTCCGGCATGGCGCCGGCATCGTCCGGATCCCACCATCGTCCCGGCTCGGTTCCGATATATTTAATGCTTTTCGTCGTCATACGGTTGCCGCGGCTTTTCACACTTTTCACCGCGATATCGGACGGGGTGAATTTCTGCTGGTGGATGCGCTGACCTTTGGCCGGATTATACTTCACGTAAATGGACTCCGGAGTGCCGTCAACCAGCAGTTTCAGTTTCGATTTTTCACCCAGGCTCATGTAGTACTCGCGGTTCATGATGGCTCCGCCGATTTTGAAGCGCTTCAGGTAGGTGATCCGGGCGTCGGTATAGACGCAGGTATACTGTTTATCGCGATCATAGATTTCAACGCGTTCAAGGTTGCCGTCGACAAAGATTTTTTCCGGAGGTTGAATGACCTTGTACTGCCCGTTTTTCAGAATAATCAGCAATTTGTCGAGTGAGGAGCACTGCAGAATTTCCTCTCCTTTCACGTTGGTTCCGATATAGCCGTTTTCATCCTGTTTGATCGACAGCTCCGAGGCCGTCAGTTCGCGTACATCCGCCTCTTTGAAGCTGGTGGATTCGGTGCGGCGCGGGTATTGATCTTTGTACTCTTTGATCAAACGTTTGATATAGCGGATGGTGTATCCATTGAGGCCTTTGAGGTCTTTTTCCACCTGATCCAGCTCGGCCAGAATCGCTTCAATATCCTTGCGGTTCTTCTCGATGTCGAATAAGGAGATGCGCTTGATTCGTACCCCCAGCAACATCTCAATATCGTCATCAACAATTGCCCGTTTAAGCTGATTTTTGAACGGGTCGAGTCCTTTGTAGATTGCTTTATAAACCGCTTCATATGTTCTGCACTGTTCAATTTTTTTATAAATACGGTTTTCAACAAAGATCTGCACGAGGGTCTTGTTGTGGAAATCATCAAGCAGTTTGGCCTGCTTCAGTTTCAGCTCGCCATCCAGAATCCGGAGCAATTGCTGAACATTTTCGCGCAGCACTTCATCCACATTCATTTCCACCGGCCGGTTGTTGCGCAGGCAGATCAGGCGGCTGGAAACGGAGGTCTCGCATTTAGTGAACGCATAAAGGGTTTCGATCGCTTTTTCCTGCGATGCACCCTGAGTCAGCGTGAGCTCGATTTCGACTTTCTCTGCCGTAAAATCGTCGATGGCCCGAACCGGAACTT
This window harbors:
- a CDS encoding DNA topoisomerase IV subunit A, whose translation is MARKKKDEEPELFEEPQNNGTIPDPGNEETPAPDTASETEEFTPLHDEHGPLKSLVDFNFLQYASYVICDRAIPALEDGLKPVQRRILHALKEKDDGRFIKVANIVGHTMQYHPHGDASIADALVTLTNKRYLIEGQGNFGNLFTGDRAAASRYIECRLTPLARNEIFNKELTEWIASYDGRNKEPVTLPCKLPLMLMLGADGIAVGLSTSILPHNFIELLEAQIEILREKKRSPVELNLLPDFQTGGLMDVSEYNKGNGKVKLRAKIEPRKNNRVVITALPHGVTTESLTNSIEDAVKKKKVPVRAIDDFTAEKVEIELTLTQGASQEKAIETLYAFTKCETSVSSRLICLRNNRPVEMNVDEVLRENVQQLLRILDGELKLKQAKLLDDFHNKTLVQIFVENRIYKKIEQCRTYEAVYKAIYKGLDPFKNQLKRAIVDDDIEMLLGVRIKRISLFDIEKNRKDIEAILAELDQVEKDLKGLNGYTIRYIKRLIKEYKDQYPRRTESTSFKEADVRELTASELSIKQDENGYIGTNVKGEEILQCSSLDKLLIILKNGQYKVIQPPEKIFVDGNLERVEIYDRDKQYTCVYTDARITYLKRFKIGGAIMNREYYMSLGEKSKLKLLVDGTPESIYVKYNPAKGQRIHQQKFTPSDIAVKSVKSRGNRMTTKSIKYIGTEPGRWWDPDDAGAMPEGVLL